A genomic region of Neisseria cinerea contains the following coding sequences:
- a CDS encoding transcriptional regulator, with product MNLRDYCAIRGNQSDLARKTGISPSFIYQIAKGLKPVPIQSAALIEKSTNGRVTRKEMFPDTWHLIWPELAGDQTK from the coding sequence ATGAATTTAAGAGATTATTGCGCAATACGCGGCAATCAGTCTGATTTGGCAAGAAAAACAGGAATTTCCCCGTCTTTTATCTATCAGATTGCCAAAGGATTGAAGCCCGTCCCTATTCAGTCAGCAGCGTTGATTGAAAAGTCAACAAACGGCAGGGTAACACGAAAAGAGATGTTTCCTGATACCTGGCATTTAATCTGGCCAGAATTGGCAGGCGACCAAACCAAATAA
- a CDS encoding DUF4760 domain-containing protein, translated as MTISLSDGLLIAQAVILFIGLGFTALSVWNTKRDNRRMATVDLILRQRENKTLNDAAYIITGLVKGNDFPSLHQYLDKEKYPDERKAILDLLNYREFVAVGINIGIIDEEIYKRSYYNIILRDWKWMCQTVESIRNSEKGHSTNFQDFEKLVKRWQKRPLKKDI; from the coding sequence ATGACAATTAGCCTGTCAGACGGCCTTTTGATTGCACAAGCGGTAATTCTTTTCATCGGATTGGGATTTACCGCTTTGTCCGTTTGGAATACCAAAAGAGACAACCGCCGCATGGCCACCGTGGATTTGATCCTGCGTCAGCGTGAAAACAAAACCTTAAATGATGCGGCATATATTATCACCGGCTTGGTGAAAGGCAATGATTTTCCCAGCCTGCATCAATATTTGGATAAAGAAAAATATCCGGACGAAAGAAAAGCGATTTTGGATTTGCTGAATTACCGCGAATTTGTCGCGGTAGGTATCAACATCGGCATTATTGACGAAGAGATTTACAAACGTTCGTATTATAATATCATTTTGCGGGACTGGAAGTGGATGTGTCAAACTGTCGAATCAATACGAAATAGCGAAAAAGGTCATTCAACCAATTTTCAGGACTTTGAAAAATTGGTCAAACGTTGGCAGAAAAGGCCGCTTAAAAAAGATATTTAA
- the aroA gene encoding 3-phosphoshikimate 1-carboxyvinyltransferase, whose product MTESLRLPAASLKPSTVALPGSKSISNRTLLLAALSDNTCEIHSLLKSDDTGRMLEALDKLGVEIEYLAEGRLKVHGTGGRFPNRTADLFLGNAGTAFRPLTATLAVLGGDYHLHGVPRMHERPIGDLVDALRIAGADVEYLGNEHYPPLHIGKRQDRGERVIPIKGNVSSQFLTALLMALPLTGQAFEIRMVGELISKPYIDITLKLMAQFGVQVANEDYCVFKIPVDAHYHAPEHLHVEGDASSASYFLAAGLIAATPIRVTGIGANSIQGDVAFARELEKIGADVVWGENFVEVSRPKERAVQSFDLDANHIPDAAMTLAIIALATGQTCTLRNIGSWRVKETDRIAAMANELRKLGAKVVEEAEAIHITPPETLTPDAVIDTYDDHRMAMCFSLVSLLGTPVVINDPKCTHKTFPTYFEVFSSLTETAE is encoded by the coding sequence ATGACCGAATCCCTCCGCCTCCCTGCCGCCTCGCTCAAACCATCTACCGTCGCCCTGCCCGGATCCAAAAGCATCAGCAACCGCACCCTGCTGCTCGCCGCCCTGTCCGACAATACTTGTGAAATCCATTCCCTGCTCAAATCCGACGATACTGGCCGTATGTTGGAAGCGCTCGATAAACTCGGCGTTGAAATCGAATATCTTGCCGAAGGCCGTCTGAAAGTTCACGGCACAGGCGGACGTTTCCCCAATCGGACTGCCGATTTGTTTTTAGGCAATGCGGGCACGGCGTTCCGTCCGCTAACCGCCACGCTGGCTGTTTTGGGCGGCGATTATCATCTGCACGGCGTGCCTCGTATGCACGAACGCCCCATCGGCGATTTGGTCGATGCGTTGCGGATTGCCGGCGCCGATGTCGAATATCTCGGCAACGAACACTATCCGCCGCTTCATATCGGCAAACGTCAAGACCGCGGCGAGCGCGTGATTCCGATTAAAGGCAATGTGTCCAGCCAGTTTCTGACCGCCCTCTTAATGGCGCTGCCGCTGACCGGACAGGCATTTGAAATCCGTATGGTCGGCGAGTTGATTTCCAAGCCCTATATCGACATTACTTTAAAACTGATGGCGCAATTCGGCGTACAGGTTGCCAATGAAGACTACTGCGTCTTCAAAATTCCCGTCGATGCACACTACCACGCGCCCGAACACTTGCACGTCGAAGGAGATGCCTCCAGCGCGTCCTACTTCCTCGCAGCCGGTTTGATTGCCGCCACGCCTATCCGCGTTACCGGTATCGGCGCAAACAGCATACAGGGCGATGTCGCCTTTGCCCGCGAGCTGGAAAAAATCGGGGCGGACGTGGTTTGGGGAGAAAACTTCGTCGAAGTCTCGCGCCCGAAAGAACGTGCCGTCCAATCCTTTGATTTGGATGCGAACCATATCCCCGATGCCGCCATGACCCTCGCCATCATCGCGCTTGCTACAGGGCAAACCTGCACGCTTCGCAACATCGGTTCGTGGCGCGTCAAGGAAACCGACCGCATCGCCGCAATGGCGAACGAGTTGCGCAAACTCGGTGCAAAAGTCGTTGAAGAAGCCGAAGCAATTCACATCACCCCGCCTGAAACGCTGACACCCGACGCCGTCATCGACACTTACGACGACCACCGCATGGCGATGTGTTTCTCGCTGGTTTCCCTGTTGGGCACACCCGTCGTCATCAACGACCCGAAATGCACCCATAAAACCTTCCCGACTTATTTTGAAGTGTTCTCATCGCTGACCGAAACAGCGGAATAA
- a CDS encoding pyocin activator PrtN family protein, producing MPTETRLMLIHGNTHIPLETVAKEYLNLSPEVARRKASAQSLPWPVISADGNKKSPKFVSVSALAEWLDQIESKAKDEWARVRN from the coding sequence ATGCCGACAGAAACCAGATTAATGCTGATACACGGCAATACCCACATCCCCCTGGAAACCGTGGCAAAAGAATATTTGAACCTCAGCCCCGAAGTGGCACGAAGAAAAGCAAGTGCACAAAGCTTGCCGTGGCCGGTAATCTCAGCAGATGGAAACAAGAAAAGCCCCAAATTTGTAAGCGTATCAGCCTTAGCTGAATGGCTCGACCAAATCGAAAGCAAGGCGAAAGACGAATGGGCAAGGGTACGAAATTAA
- a CDS encoding HNH endonuclease: MGRLKQMASRLRPVEQNRIAVKHSPKTAEKRMRGRGWMNLRESVLIRDQYQCRRCGCVVLPKDAECDHVVPLADGGRDEMENLQTLCKTCHAEKSAGENRRRGFG; encoded by the coding sequence ATGGGTCGATTAAAACAAATGGCTTCGCGGCTCCGACCTGTTGAGCAAAACAGAATCGCCGTGAAGCATTCACCAAAGACGGCGGAAAAGCGTATGCGCGGTCGTGGCTGGATGAATCTGCGCGAATCCGTGTTGATTCGTGACCAGTATCAATGCCGGCGGTGCGGTTGCGTGGTGCTTCCAAAGGATGCTGAGTGTGATCACGTCGTTCCGTTGGCGGATGGCGGCAGAGACGAAATGGAAAATCTGCAAACGCTTTGCAAAACCTGTCATGCCGAAAAATCAGCCGGCGAAAATCGTCGGCGCGGATTTGGTTGA
- a CDS encoding SAM-dependent methyltransferase, translated as MTFQEHNNRKKADGYAEYITGDSLRRLVAAKVRQYCGEHPSVFDGAAGSGQLEQYIRPSEFHAVEIQAEACSALLQNYPSASVRNTSLFLYPNSEPQDCAVMNPPFSIKLKDLSEDEKSRIAQEYPWKKSGVVDEIFVLKGLENARRFGFFILFPGIAYRKSEQRFREIIGNRLAELNRIQNAFEDTPIEVLLLVIDKDKTDSGCIRELYDCKTDTLLSADTWQIEADSWQTVQKPAPPKEKEDPVLLEHECRDAVAKRIAGELRFSKMVNEIEGWPHTEFDGFCDRLCNLIQAEKYGKKHYFPCSLPLFGGAAG; from the coding sequence ATGACGTTTCAAGAACACAACAACCGTAAAAAAGCCGACGGCTACGCCGAATATATCACAGGCGACAGCTTGAGACGGCTGGTTGCCGCCAAAGTCCGCCAATACTGTGGCGAACACCCGAGCGTATTTGACGGCGCGGCAGGAAGCGGGCAGCTGGAACAGTATATTAGGCCGTCTGAATTTCACGCCGTGGAGATACAGGCCGAAGCCTGTTCCGCCTTACTGCAAAACTACCCATCGGCAAGCGTGCGCAACACAAGCCTTTTCCTTTATCCCAACAGTGAACCGCAAGACTGCGCCGTCATGAATCCGCCGTTTTCCATCAAGCTAAAGGATTTGAGCGAAGACGAAAAAAGCCGCATCGCACAGGAATACCCGTGGAAGAAATCGGGCGTAGTCGATGAAATCTTCGTTTTAAAAGGATTGGAAAACGCCCGCCGCTTCGGATTCTTCATCCTGTTCCCCGGCATCGCCTACCGCAAAAGCGAACAGCGATTCCGCGAAATCATCGGTAACCGGCTGGCAGAACTCAACCGCATACAAAACGCGTTTGAAGACACGCCGATCGAAGTGCTTTTACTGGTTATCGACAAAGACAAAACCGACAGCGGCTGCATCCGCGAATTGTACGACTGCAAAACAGACACCCTGCTCTCCGCCGACACTTGGCAGATTGAAGCCGACTCGTGGCAAACCGTTCAAAAGCCCGCACCGCCAAAGGAAAAGGAAGACCCCGTCCTCTTGGAACACGAATGCCGTGACGCGGTGGCAAAGCGTATTGCCGGGGAATTGAGGTTCAGCAAAATGGTCAACGAAATAGAAGGCTGGCCACATACCGAATTTGACGGCTTTTGCGACCGCCTGTGCAACCTGATACAGGCAGAGAAATACGGAAAAAAACACTACTTCCCTTGCAGCCTGCCTCTTTTCGGAGGGGCGGCCGGCTGA
- the purE gene encoding 5-(carboxyamino)imidazole ribonucleotide mutase — protein MIQIGIIMGSNSDWPVMRQAAQFLEEFGVEYEARVVSAHRTPDLMFQYAETARERGIKAIIAGAGGAAHLPGMVAAKTTVPVLGVPVPSKYLRGEDSLLSIVQMPKGVPVATFAIGEAGAANAALFAVSMLANENPELAQKLADFRAKQEQAVLNMELEQI, from the coding sequence AAATCGGCATCATCATGGGCAGCAACAGCGATTGGCCCGTTATGCGGCAGGCAGCGCAGTTTCTTGAAGAGTTCGGCGTAGAATATGAGGCGCGCGTCGTTTCCGCACACCGCACTCCGGATTTAATGTTCCAATACGCTGAAACCGCACGGGAGCGCGGCATCAAAGCCATTATCGCGGGTGCGGGCGGCGCGGCGCACCTGCCCGGCATGGTTGCCGCCAAGACCACCGTCCCCGTTTTGGGCGTACCCGTCCCCAGCAAATACCTGCGCGGCGAAGATTCGCTTTTATCGATTGTACAAATGCCCAAAGGCGTACCCGTCGCCACATTCGCCATCGGCGAGGCAGGTGCGGCCAATGCGGCATTGTTTGCCGTTTCCATGCTGGCCAATGAAAATCCCGAACTGGCGCAAAAACTGGCAGACTTCCGAGCCAAACAGGAACAGGCTGTTTTGAATATGGAATTGGAACAGATTTAA
- a CDS encoding tRNA dihydrouridine synthase: protein MTNLKENTRLVLAPMQGLIDDVMRDLLTRIGGYDECVSEFVRITHTVHSRATWLKYIPEIANGNKTFSGTPCTVQLLGSDADNMAENALEAVRFGADKIDLNFGCPAPTVNKHKGGAILLKEPQLIFHIVKTLRERLPAHIPLTGKMRLGYEDKSPALECACAIAEGGACGLTVHARTKAEGYEPPAHWEWIRKIRDSVDIPVTANGDVFSLQDYIGIKTISGCNSVMLGRGAVIRPDLARQIKQYESGLPVTDTDFAEISKWIRLFFDLCLAKEANNKYPIARLKQWLGMMKKTFDPAQTLFDRVRTVKDADEVRRILNAFEHEMNV, encoded by the coding sequence ATGACTAATTTAAAAGAAAATACTAGATTGGTACTAGCCCCTATGCAAGGTCTGATAGATGATGTGATGCGCGACCTGCTGACACGGATAGGCGGCTACGACGAATGCGTCAGCGAATTTGTACGCATTACCCATACCGTGCATTCCCGCGCCACATGGTTAAAATATATCCCCGAAATCGCCAACGGAAACAAAACGTTTTCCGGCACGCCCTGCACCGTCCAGCTTTTGGGCAGCGATGCGGACAATATGGCGGAGAATGCGCTGGAAGCCGTACGTTTCGGCGCGGACAAAATCGATTTGAACTTCGGCTGCCCCGCTCCGACAGTCAACAAACACAAAGGCGGCGCAATCCTTTTAAAAGAGCCGCAACTGATATTCCACATCGTCAAAACGCTGCGCGAACGTTTGCCCGCACATATTCCGCTGACGGGGAAAATGCGGCTCGGCTATGAAGACAAAAGCCCTGCTTTGGAATGCGCCTGTGCGATTGCCGAAGGGGGCGCATGCGGACTGACCGTACACGCGCGTACCAAAGCCGAGGGTTACGAACCGCCGGCGCATTGGGAATGGATAAGGAAAATCCGAGACAGCGTCGATATCCCGGTTACCGCCAACGGCGATGTCTTCAGCCTGCAGGACTATATCGGTATCAAAACAATCAGCGGCTGCAACAGCGTCATGCTGGGGCGGGGCGCGGTCATCCGCCCCGATTTGGCGCGTCAAATCAAGCAATATGAAAGCGGCCTGCCAGTTACGGATACCGATTTTGCCGAAATTTCCAAATGGATACGGCTCTTTTTCGATTTATGCCTGGCAAAAGAGGCAAACAATAAATACCCGATCGCCCGTCTTAAGCAATGGCTGGGCATGATGAAAAAAACGTTCGACCCGGCGCAAACGCTGTTTGACCGCGTCCGAACGGTTAAGGATGCGGATGAAGTACGCCGAATCCTGAACGCATTTGAGCATGAGATGAATGTTTGA
- a CDS encoding site-specific integrase has product MATITKRTNPSGDVVYRAQVRVKREGYPPYSESRTFSKKSLATEWAKRREFEIESNPDLLFNDGKRELCPTLREAAKRYVDEVRTSYSETKLGVINFILNFDIADKRLDRLTRADYSAFAFARQKGCPELGIKPVVASTINGDLQYMRSIIKHAHFVWGLDVSWAEIDVAMEGLRRARVIGKARRRDRLPNNDELLRLTVYFLRVWRRVVVNPKRLPMHLIMWFAIYSCRRLDEIARLRWSDFDEANRLWLVRDLKNPRGSKGNDKAFMVSDEAMAVINLMRSPEVVRQMNVHDSDLFLGGYKGRSVGALWQRACRELKIEDLRFHDLRHEGATRLAEKGLSIPVMQQFTLHGDWESMRRYTNLRARPPVLEMMDALQKADGIVRAEQPDRSFFA; this is encoded by the coding sequence ATGGCTACTATAACAAAACGTACAAACCCTTCAGGTGATGTTGTTTACAGGGCGCAGGTGCGTGTGAAAAGGGAGGGCTATCCTCCATATTCGGAAAGCCGTACTTTTTCTAAAAAATCGCTTGCGACTGAGTGGGCAAAGCGGCGTGAATTTGAGATTGAGTCAAATCCTGACCTGCTTTTTAACGATGGCAAGCGTGAATTATGCCCTACGCTCAGGGAGGCTGCAAAGCGGTATGTGGACGAAGTTCGGACGAGTTACAGCGAAACAAAGCTTGGGGTTATCAATTTTATTTTAAATTTTGATATAGCCGATAAGCGGTTGGACAGGTTGACGCGTGCTGATTACTCTGCTTTTGCCTTTGCCCGGCAGAAGGGTTGCCCTGAACTTGGTATTAAGCCGGTGGTTGCTTCTACGATTAACGGCGACTTGCAGTATATGCGCTCGATTATTAAACACGCGCATTTCGTTTGGGGGCTTGATGTATCATGGGCTGAGATCGATGTGGCGATGGAAGGTTTGCGTAGGGCGCGTGTCATCGGCAAGGCGCGCCGGCGTGATCGTCTTCCCAATAATGATGAGCTTTTGAGATTAACGGTTTATTTCTTGAGGGTTTGGCGGCGTGTGGTTGTTAATCCGAAACGTCTGCCGATGCACTTGATCATGTGGTTTGCGATTTATTCCTGCCGCCGTCTTGATGAGATTGCGCGATTACGCTGGTCTGATTTTGATGAGGCAAACCGTCTTTGGCTGGTGAGGGATTTGAAAAATCCAAGAGGGAGCAAGGGCAACGACAAGGCTTTTATGGTATCGGACGAGGCAATGGCTGTAATTAATTTGATGCGCTCTCCTGAGGTTGTGCGGCAAATGAATGTGCACGATAGCGACTTGTTTCTTGGTGGTTATAAGGGCAGAAGTGTCGGCGCTTTGTGGCAGCGCGCGTGTCGTGAACTGAAGATTGAGGATCTGCGGTTTCATGATTTGCGCCATGAGGGTGCGACAAGGTTGGCTGAAAAGGGTTTGTCGATTCCGGTGATGCAGCAGTTCACGCTTCATGGAGATTGGGAGAGCATGAGGCGATACACCAATCTTCGGGCAAGGCCGCCAGTGCTGGAGATGATGGATGCGCTGCAAAAGGCTGATGGGATTGTTCGGGCTGAACAGCCTGACCGCTCTTTTTTCGCCTGA
- the greA gene encoding transcription elongation factor GreA: MQKIPLTVRGAELLKQELQQLKSVARPEVIEAIAEARSHGDLSENAEYEAAKERQGFIEGRISELEHKLSVAHIINPTEIHAEGKIVFGTTVTLEDLETEEHVTYQIVGEDEADIKQGKIYVGSPIARALIGKEEGDTAEVQAPGGVREYDIIEVQYI; this comes from the coding sequence ATGCAAAAAATCCCCCTGACCGTACGCGGTGCGGAATTGCTGAAACAGGAATTGCAGCAGCTTAAAAGCGTGGCACGCCCCGAAGTGATTGAAGCGATTGCCGAAGCCAGATCGCACGGCGATTTGTCCGAAAACGCCGAATATGAAGCCGCCAAAGAACGCCAAGGTTTTATCGAGGGCCGCATTTCCGAGTTGGAACACAAACTTTCCGTTGCCCATATTATCAATCCGACCGAAATCCATGCCGAAGGAAAAATCGTGTTCGGTACGACGGTTACGTTGGAAGATTTGGAAACGGAAGAACACGTTACCTATCAAATTGTCGGCGAAGACGAAGCGGATATCAAACAGGGAAAAATCTATGTCGGCTCTCCGATTGCACGCGCCCTAATCGGCAAGGAAGAAGGGGATACGGCGGAAGTTCAGGCTCCGGGCGGCGTACGCGAATACGACATTATCGAAGTCCAGTATATTTGA
- a CDS encoding NGO1622 family putative holin, whose product MKYLIRTALLAVAAAGIYACQPQSEAAVQVKAENSLTAMRLAIADKQAEIDELNAQIAAEIRQREAEELKDYRWIHGDAEVLDGKE is encoded by the coding sequence ATGAAATACTTGATCCGCACCGCCTTACTCGCAGTCGCAGCCGCCGGCATCTACGCCTGCCAACCGCAATCAGAAGCCGCAGTGCAAGTCAAGGCTGAAAACAGCCTGACCGCTATGCGCTTAGCCATCGCTGACAAACAGGCAGAGATTGACGAGTTGAACGCCCAAATCGCCGCCGAAATCAGACAACGCGAAGCCGAAGAATTGAAAGACTACCGATGGATACACGGCGACGCGGAAGTATTGGATGGTAAGGAATGA
- a CDS encoding DUF5906 domain-containing protein, translating into MNKKYATKAEINAAAHGRWREVLEACGIPSEILDKKHHPCPSCGGSDRFRFTDGNGSSRGSGVWICNQCKPEGGSPFDLLMDVCGYSFNEARDKVASLLGLAHGDLVDKAPKPLPPPAPVKEEERDLWKPIVPVPEYALNSMSFGNGFRKSDDLIFKSVFRDSSGAVLGGVARFRKSDGGKIDLPYTFCEHKKTGEKMWRWRCWDNPHPLYGLDSLAADPSLPVLVVEGEKCKNAADAQGYNYAVLTWHGGCNNWDKSDWSAVVDRDVVLWPDCDSLRQKLTKKEREDGVDPESKPFLPRNEQGGMKAMFGIAEVLTKQNCRVWLVNIPAPGIWPHGFDIADAIAGGGRIVDPSEVLSWMGAADWLVEYVPEAEMPSENFPAPIQDMEPESEQLHESLEATGNQGGAGDMDDEFLSKLQKLKSEFGLVEGKDHGVNRKTGVTYTRKAMTVHFGKDVVDAWYEWGHAPVLTMYEINRLKKDYALIQAVNDDDTQDMMERFIYLDGSASIWDNKLWRVVPEKAARLSMTPDGFKIWVNSPSRIVKRFDRLVFEPGRVLSDDYINIFRGMPIEPKFPIPKEDMPKTNYELYRLFPEIKPILNLINHLCNGDYQQVEYLLNWLAYPLQNVGAKMTTAVVMHGHTHGAGKSLLFEQIIKPMYGEYGATYGQEDLESNYTANRSGKMFGLFEEVYTNQQKYNKTGSQKHMITGKTMRVERKFQDAYEEGNHMNCVFLSNESQPFKIEENDRRYFVVWPEKKLDDALRNEVLECIGNDGVRLFYSFLLCWNFYLTRRQKEAENEKGYEVIKLEEPVRFDPNTPPPMTAAKQNVISYGRYAWQTFYSEWSGGGIKDLPFCCCITDDLWLVYKEWCRQNGERETGKTKFLQHIAEKMPRARRWWRTKNKDGDVSCQNWIFKPAGWQAADGLPEMDALGNEVLRFRSAGWRYRGGEEV; encoded by the coding sequence ATGAATAAAAAATATGCAACAAAAGCCGAAATTAATGCCGCCGCGCATGGCCGGTGGCGTGAGGTTTTAGAAGCGTGCGGCATACCGTCCGAAATTTTAGATAAAAAACATCACCCCTGTCCGTCATGCGGCGGATCCGACAGATTCAGGTTTACGGACGGTAACGGTTCAAGTCGCGGGAGTGGTGTTTGGATTTGTAATCAATGCAAGCCCGAAGGCGGCAGCCCGTTTGATTTGTTGATGGATGTTTGCGGTTATAGTTTTAACGAGGCTAGAGACAAAGTTGCCTCCTTGCTTGGGTTGGCGCATGGGGATTTGGTAGATAAGGCTCCGAAGCCGTTACCTCCTCCTGCTCCAGTAAAGGAGGAGGAGCGTGATTTGTGGAAGCCAATCGTTCCTGTGCCTGAATATGCGCTGAATTCTATGAGCTTTGGGAATGGATTTAGAAAATCAGACGACCTGATTTTTAAATCTGTTTTCCGCGATAGCTCCGGCGCGGTTTTGGGCGGTGTTGCCCGATTTAGAAAATCAGACGGCGGAAAAATCGATCTGCCTTATACGTTTTGTGAGCATAAGAAAACAGGCGAAAAGATGTGGCGTTGGCGTTGTTGGGATAACCCGCACCCATTGTACGGTCTTGATTCTTTGGCTGCTGACCCATCATTACCGGTTTTGGTTGTTGAGGGGGAGAAATGTAAGAACGCGGCAGATGCTCAGGGTTATAACTATGCCGTCCTGACGTGGCATGGCGGTTGTAACAACTGGGATAAGTCGGATTGGTCGGCGGTTGTTGATCGTGATGTTGTCTTGTGGCCTGATTGTGATTCTTTGCGCCAAAAGTTGACGAAAAAAGAGCGTGAAGATGGTGTTGACCCTGAATCCAAACCGTTTCTGCCGCGCAATGAGCAGGGCGGAATGAAGGCGATGTTTGGTATTGCTGAGGTACTGACAAAGCAGAATTGCCGCGTTTGGTTGGTCAATATTCCTGCTCCAGGGATATGGCCTCATGGTTTCGATATTGCCGATGCAATTGCAGGCGGTGGGCGCATCGTCGACCCTTCCGAAGTATTGAGCTGGATGGGCGCGGCGGATTGGCTGGTTGAGTATGTGCCGGAAGCGGAAATGCCGTCTGAAAACTTTCCCGCACCCATTCAAGATATGGAGCCGGAATCTGAGCAGTTGCATGAATCTCTCGAAGCAACAGGCAATCAAGGGGGCGCGGGGGATATGGATGACGAATTTTTGTCCAAATTGCAAAAGCTGAAATCAGAATTTGGGCTTGTTGAGGGTAAGGACCACGGGGTGAACAGGAAGACTGGGGTTACATATACCCGAAAAGCCATGACCGTTCATTTCGGCAAAGACGTTGTTGATGCTTGGTATGAATGGGGCCATGCGCCGGTGCTGACTATGTACGAAATCAACCGTCTGAAAAAAGACTATGCGTTGATTCAGGCGGTCAATGATGATGACACGCAAGATATGATGGAGCGTTTCATTTATCTTGATGGTTCGGCATCGATTTGGGACAACAAACTATGGCGCGTTGTCCCTGAAAAGGCGGCTCGTCTGTCGATGACTCCTGATGGTTTTAAAATTTGGGTCAATAGTCCGAGCCGAATTGTAAAACGGTTCGACCGATTGGTCTTTGAGCCTGGTCGGGTGTTGTCTGACGACTATATCAACATTTTTCGAGGCATGCCGATTGAACCGAAATTCCCGATTCCCAAAGAGGATATGCCCAAAACAAACTACGAATTGTATAGATTATTCCCCGAAATCAAGCCGATTTTGAATCTGATTAATCATTTGTGCAATGGTGATTACCAACAGGTCGAGTATCTGCTGAATTGGCTTGCGTATCCGTTGCAAAACGTAGGCGCAAAGATGACGACCGCCGTTGTCATGCACGGTCATACCCACGGCGCTGGTAAATCGTTACTTTTCGAGCAGATCATTAAGCCAATGTACGGCGAATATGGTGCAACATACGGACAAGAAGATTTAGAAAGCAATTACACGGCGAACCGATCAGGGAAAATGTTTGGTCTTTTTGAAGAGGTTTATACGAATCAGCAAAAATACAATAAGACAGGCAGCCAAAAACACATGATTACCGGTAAGACAATGCGCGTCGAGCGGAAATTTCAGGATGCTTACGAAGAGGGAAATCACATGAATTGCGTGTTTCTTTCCAACGAGTCTCAGCCTTTCAAAATTGAAGAAAACGACCGCCGTTATTTCGTTGTGTGGCCTGAGAAAAAATTGGATGACGCATTGCGCAATGAGGTTTTGGAATGTATCGGTAACGATGGTGTCCGCCTGTTTTATAGCTTCCTGCTGTGTTGGAATTTTTATCTGACGCGCAGACAAAAAGAAGCGGAAAACGAGAAAGGATACGAAGTAATCAAACTGGAAGAGCCTGTGCGATTCGATCCAAACACGCCGCCGCCGATGACTGCCGCGAAACAAAACGTCATTTCCTATGGCCGCTATGCTTGGCAGACCTTTTATTCTGAGTGGTCTGGTGGTGGGATTAAAGACCTGCCGTTTTGCTGTTGCATTACAGACGACCTTTGGTTGGTTTACAAAGAGTGGTGCAGGCAAAACGGCGAGCGGGAAACTGGTAAAACAAAGTTTCTCCAACACATTGCTGAGAAGATGCCGCGGGCGCGGCGCTGGTGGCGGACGAAAAATAAAGATGGCGACGTATCGTGTCAAAACTGGATTTTTAAGCCGGCTGGCTGGCAAGCGGCGGACGGATTGCCGGAAATGGATGCCCTGGGCAATGAGGTTTTACGATTCCGCAGCGCTGGTTGGAGGTATCGCGGCGGTGAAGAAGTTTGA
- a CDS encoding S24 family peptidase: MNRVDRIKNLIAGRFNGNQAEFSRAINKAPAQINQWLNGYRNIGDGVATQIETALGLPRGWMDGKDDPGTPVDSIKSNATVIGTVDAWDSKTPLSDDDCEVPFYKDVCLSAGNGFSDDIEDHNGYKLRFSKSTLRRHGISPDDVVCVSADGDSMEPVFPDGATLGINTADKIIKDGKIYAINHGGLLRTKILQKLPDNQVRIKSYNPEYKDETAPLDSLTVIGRVFWWSVLD; the protein is encoded by the coding sequence ATGAACCGAGTAGATAGAATTAAAAATCTGATAGCTGGCAGGTTTAACGGCAATCAAGCTGAGTTTTCCCGGGCAATCAACAAGGCGCCGGCACAAATAAACCAATGGCTTAATGGATACAGGAATATTGGGGACGGCGTAGCCACACAAATTGAAACCGCGCTTGGATTGCCGCGCGGATGGATGGATGGAAAAGATGATCCGGGCACCCCTGTTGATTCCATCAAATCAAACGCCACCGTTATCGGCACTGTTGACGCTTGGGATAGCAAAACACCGTTATCTGACGATGATTGCGAAGTTCCATTTTATAAAGACGTTTGTTTGTCAGCCGGTAACGGTTTTTCAGATGACATTGAAGACCATAACGGCTATAAACTGCGCTTCTCGAAATCGACCTTAAGACGGCATGGGATAAGCCCCGATGATGTTGTCTGCGTATCTGCCGACGGAGACAGTATGGAGCCGGTATTCCCCGATGGGGCTACACTAGGCATTAATACCGCCGATAAAATAATTAAAGACGGCAAAATCTATGCCATCAACCACGGTGGGCTGTTGCGTACAAAAATCTTGCAAAAGCTGCCTGATAACCAAGTACGCATCAAAAGCTACAACCCGGAATACAAAGACGAAACTGCCCCTTTAGATAGCCTGACCGTTATAGGTAGGGTATTTTGGTGGAGCGTGCTGGATTGA